Within Alphaproteobacteria bacterium, the genomic segment TTTATCCAGTTTGATCGAAACCCGCTCTTTTGAAACCCGCAACAGGCTAGCGCGTCTGCGCTCCAAGCCCAGCCAAGATAGAATCCGCATTGCCATCAGCATCAAGGGGATCGGGGCCAAGGAAGAAGAATGCTTGGAGCGCAACAATCCCGAGATAGCGCTTGTCCAGCCATCCGACGCCGACATCGTCATTACTGATCCGCACACGCCCGACTTGGACGCCCTGCTTTCAGCCGATGCGTTGCGCGTTTTCTGGGCCCACGATCATCATCATACATTCGCCCATTATGTGATGCACCTTATCAAGACGAACATTGTTGTACCCGCGCATTTCTGTCGGCGCGACCATCTGGCGGCCTTCAATCGGCATATCGCCGACACGGTTCCCGCCACCACCAATCAATGGTCTCAAGAGGAAATCGCCGCTTTCTCGGCAAGGCCAGCGGCGCTTGCGCGCCACAACGCCTTGTATGGCGGCTTCGGGGCCTATGATGTCTGCCTAGACAGAAGCATGTTCGTCGGCGCACTCATGGAACGCCTGCCTGAACACGCCCTCTCCGTCAGGCGCATTCAAAATGCCGACGATCCCTTTTTTAGCATGTCGGCGCGGGAACGCTATGATGAATGGCGCGGGTATAAAGTTTCGCTTGCAGCGGCGATCAACCAAGACATACCCATCCGCATTTTTGACGCCTTGGCGACCGGGCAGATTCCCATCATTCCCGATTCCATCGTCAATCTGAACTGGATCATCTCTGTGGAAGACCAGCAGCGCCTTGGCATCGAGCGCTACCATTTTGAAGATCCAGATTCAGCCATCAGCGCCTGGCGGCGCGCGCTCACAAATTTCGACCGCCTGGGCGAACAGGGCATCCAGACTAGGATCGAGTATTTTCTGAAGAATCACAGCCTGATACAGCGCGTCGAGAAAATTCTTCGCGCTCTTCCAATTTGAGCTGACTACCCCATCCAATCGGGCAGTTTTTGCGCCGCGATCATGGCGTCGTAGGTTGGGCGCGCGCGGGTGACGGCGAACTGGTCGCCCTTCACCATCACTTCTGGAATCAAAGGCCTGCCGTTATATTCGCTGGCCATGCTGGCGCCGTAAGCGCCCGCCGTGCCGAAGGCCAGCAATTCGCCCTTGTACAGCATGGGCAACAACCGCCCGGCTGCGAACACGTCCGAGCTTTCGCAGATCGGCCCCACCACATCGACGGCGCGCTTGGCCGCCCCCGGCTTTGGTTCCTTGACCGGCAGAATGTCGTGATAGGCGTCGTACAGAGCGGGGCGCATCAGATCGTTCATGCCCGCATCGACCACGACGAAACTTTTCACCGCCCCTTCCTTGAGGCGCACGATCTTCGTGAGCAGAATGCCCGCATTGCCGACCAGCAGGCGTCCGGGTTCGAAGACCAGCTTGCAACCCAGGTCGCCAACGCAGGATTTGACCACCTTGGCATAGTCGCTGGGCAGAGGCGGCGTTTCGTTGACGCCCGGCTCGTAGGGCACGCCAAGCCCGCCGCCCAGGTCGATTTTGCGGATGGGAATGCCATCGGCCTGCAACATCAAGGTCAGGTCGCGCAGGCGCAGGAAGGCGTCCTGGAAAGGCTGCAAGTCGGTCAGCTGCGAGCCGATATGAACGGCCACGCCCGCCACTTCGATGCCGTCCAGCTTCATGGCCTGCTTGTAAACGGTATGGGCCTGCGTCCAGTCGATGCCGAACTTGTTTTCCTTCAGACCCGTGGTGATCTTGGCATGCGTTCCGGCGTCGATATCCGGATTGACGCGCAGCGCGATACGCGCCGTCTTTCCCAGGCGCTGAGCCAGGTGCGACAGTTCCAGCAATTCTTCATAGGATTCCAGATTCAACTGGCCGATGCCGGATTCCAGGGCGAAGATCAGTTCTTCCTCGGTCTTGCCGACGCCCGAAAAAACGA encodes:
- the lysA gene encoding diaminopimelate decarboxylase, encoding MNHFQYRNGVLHAEDVPLTLIAEQVGTPVYVYSQATLERHFQVLDEALAGTDHLICFAMKANPSLGVAAALGKLGAGADVVSEGEARIAMAAGIPAERIVFSGVGKTEEELIFALESGIGQLNLESYEELLELSHLAQRLGKTARIALRVNPDIDAGTHAKITTGLKENKFGIDWTQAHTVYKQAMKLDGIEVAGVAVHIGSQLTDLQPFQDAFLRLRDLTLMLQADGIPIRKIDLGGGLGVPYEPGVNETPPLPSDYAKVVKSCVGDLGCKLVFEPGRLLVGNAGILLTKIVRLKEGAVKSFVVVDAGMNDLMRPALYDAYHDILPVKEPKPGAAKRAVDVVGPICESSDVFAAGRLLPMLYKGELLAFGTAGAYGASMASEYNGRPLIPEVMVKGDQFAVTRARPTYDAMIAAQKLPDWMG